The following proteins come from a genomic window of Drosophila sulfurigaster albostrigata strain 15112-1811.04 chromosome X, ASM2355843v2, whole genome shotgun sequence:
- the LOC133847180 gene encoding serine/threonine-protein kinase Nek3 — MDLGDANLRPLSVLGSGSFGRVFLCLQREGCRQRKVCVKRIIMRNAKTELPLIKEEIYIISQLRHPHIVQFIRHFMHAGTVNIVMEYAPNGTMRNVIERTRSRGGGLEQSRLLRYFTDMIMGLEYLHIRHVIHRDIKPENMLLDANDRVKYADFGISNIHTPAKQLPWQVIGTPLYMAPEIMCGGKCDFKSDVWSLGLVIYELCIGRNPFIMLLDQNARFDQVHSVIKAMSRPKLDCQLMRQRYDPIWRRICESMVVYDHEKRICLPDLFCMDPFITLTIYKQYFNYKY; from the exons ATGGATCTGGGCGATGCCAATCTGCGACCTTTGAGCGTTCTCGGCAGCGGCTCCTTTGGCCGTGTTTTTCTGTGCTTACAACGCGAAGGCTGCCGACAGCGCAAGGTCTGCGTGAAACGCATTATTATGCGTAATGCGAAAACTGAATTGCCTCTGATCAAGGAGGAG ATCTATATCATATCACAGCTGCGTCATCCGCACATTGTGCAATTTATACGTCACTTTATGCACGCGGGCACCGTCAACATTGTCATGGAATATGCTCCCAATGGAACCATGCGCAACGTCATCGAACGGACGCGTTCTCGAGGCGGCGGCTTGGAACAATCCCGGCTGTTGCGATACTTCACTGACATGATCATGGGGTTGGAGTATTTGCACATACGTCATGTGATACATCGAGACATCAAGCCGGAGAACATGCTGCTGGATGCCAATGATCGTGTCAAGTACGCCGACTTTGGCATCTCGAATATTCACACTCCGGCCAAACAATTGCCCTGGCAGGTGATTGGCACACCGCTCTACATGGCGCCCGAGATAATGTGCGGCGGCAAGTGTGATTTTAAATCAGATGTCTGGTCGTTGGGCCTGGTGATCTACGAACTGTGCATTGGCCGTAATCCCTTCATAATGCTGCTCGATCAGAACGCACGCTTCGATCAGGTGCACAGTGTGATTAAGGCCATGTCACGACCCAAACTCGATTGCCAGCTGATGCGACAACGCTACGATCCGATCTGGCGACGAATCTGTGAGTCGATGGTTGTCTACGATCATGAGAAACGTATCTGCCTGCCCGATCTGTTCTGCATGGATCCCTTCATCACGCTGACCATCTACAAGCAGTACTTTaactataaatactaa
- the LOC133848816 gene encoding zinc finger protein 668-like isoform X1, with product MSSLNNKVPPLPPLVPISTKLSKTNANDVAQRENTSVKRPLPLLIPLASKAPLKRGVNKALDEPVVIMPAEELLLSLEPQVKEDAFAEQRLVIDLAELETLEEAMHTEEIVVEAQPPAEPPAEPPTDPPEEPASASIELPVTTGKQCGHCDSRLSNLAELKCHETHKHGIKHFWTRTLEKYSSVNFVFVCDICRMLLPNLKALTAHKKNHAPPKVQYVRKCYMCIKYFYSRTAWEKHCSTHKPDDPINRVTKCPICNKENVRNMILHMRSHSTDRRILCNECGMTMKNSVSFRQHQERHLKELKYKCDDCPRRFVAKGDLYSHRMSVHIPHKHVCTDCNRTFPRPNMLRKHNEFYHSDDHPPYNCDRCDKSFDRRSSLVFHRRQHRGIKPKTQRRNDPYLRASTIANE from the exons ATGAGTAGCCTGAACAATAAAGTCCCACCATTGCCACCGTTGGTGCCCATATCCACAAAATTGAGTAAAACCAATGCTAACGATGTTGCCCAACGTGAGAATACGTCGGTGAAAAGACCGTTGCCACTATTGATACCGTTGGCAAGCAAAGCACCTCTAAAGCGGGGCGTTAACAAAGCTCTGGACGAGCCCGTTGTCATAATGCCAGCAGAGGAGCTATTATTATCCCTGGAACCACAAGTGAAAGAGGATGCATTCGCGGAGCAAAGGTTGGTCATTGATTTGGCCGAACTTGAAACCCTTGAGGAGGCGATGCACACCGAAGAAATAGTTGTGGAAGCGCAGCCTCCAGCGGAACCACCAGCAGAGCCACCAACAGACCCACCAGAAGAGCCAGCTTCAGCTTCCATTGAGTTGCCCGTGACTACAGGCAAGCAATGCGGACACTGCGATTCTCGATTGTCTAATCTGGCGGAGCTTAAGTGCCATGAGACACATAAGCATGGCATCAAGCATTTTTGGACTCGAACCCTTGAAAAATACTCGAGTGTCAATTTTGTGTTCGTCTGTGACATTTGCCGCATGCTGCTGCCCAATCTGAAGGCGTTGACtgctcacaaaaaaaatcatgCTCCACCTAAAGTGCAGTATGTAAGAAAATGCTATATGTgcattaagtatttttatagtcGAACGGCATGGGAGAAGCACTGCAGCACCCATAAGCCAGACGATCCAATAAATAGAGTCACAAAATGTCCAATATGCAATAAGG AAAATGTAAGAAATATGATTTTGCACATGCGCTCACACTCAACTGATAGAAGGATCCTTTGTAATGAGTGTGGCATGACTATGAAGAATAGCGTATCCTTTCGCCAGCACCAAGAACGACATTTGAAAGagcttaaatataaatgtgatGACTGTCCCCGTCGATTTGTTGCAAAAGGCGATTTGTACTCGCACCGCATGAGCGTCCATATACCTCACAAACATGTTTGCACCGATTGCAATAGGACCTTTCCTAGACCAAATATGCTGCGCAAGCATAACGAATTCTATCATTCAGACGATCATCCGCCTTACAATTGTGATCGTTGTGACAAAAG CTTCGACAGACGCAGCAGCCTCGTGTTTCATAGACGCCAACACAGGGGCATAAAGCCAAAGACACAAAGACGTAATGATCCCTACTTAAGGGCATCTACAATAGCTAATgagtaa
- the LOC133848816 gene encoding zinc finger protein 668-like isoform X2, whose amino-acid sequence MSSLNNKVPPLPPLVPISTKLSKTNANDVAQRENTSVKRPLPLLIPLASKAPLKRGVNKALDEPVVIMPAEELLLSLEPQVKEDAFAEQRLVIDLAELETLEEAMHTEEIVVEAQPPAEPPAEPPTDPPEEPASASIELPVTTGKQCGHCDSRLSNLAELKCHETHKHGIKHFWTRTLEKYSSVNFVFVCDICRMLLPNLKALTAHKKNHAPPKVQYVRKCYMCIKYFYSRTAWEKHCSTHKPDDPINRVTKCPICNKENVRNMILHMRSHSTDRRILCNECGMTMKNSVSFRQHQERHLKELKYKCDDCPRRFVAKGDLYSHRMSVHIPHKHVCTDCNRTFPRPNMLRKHNEFYHSDDHPPYNCDRCDKRRQHRGIKPKTQRRNDPYLRASTIANE is encoded by the exons ATGAGTAGCCTGAACAATAAAGTCCCACCATTGCCACCGTTGGTGCCCATATCCACAAAATTGAGTAAAACCAATGCTAACGATGTTGCCCAACGTGAGAATACGTCGGTGAAAAGACCGTTGCCACTATTGATACCGTTGGCAAGCAAAGCACCTCTAAAGCGGGGCGTTAACAAAGCTCTGGACGAGCCCGTTGTCATAATGCCAGCAGAGGAGCTATTATTATCCCTGGAACCACAAGTGAAAGAGGATGCATTCGCGGAGCAAAGGTTGGTCATTGATTTGGCCGAACTTGAAACCCTTGAGGAGGCGATGCACACCGAAGAAATAGTTGTGGAAGCGCAGCCTCCAGCGGAACCACCAGCAGAGCCACCAACAGACCCACCAGAAGAGCCAGCTTCAGCTTCCATTGAGTTGCCCGTGACTACAGGCAAGCAATGCGGACACTGCGATTCTCGATTGTCTAATCTGGCGGAGCTTAAGTGCCATGAGACACATAAGCATGGCATCAAGCATTTTTGGACTCGAACCCTTGAAAAATACTCGAGTGTCAATTTTGTGTTCGTCTGTGACATTTGCCGCATGCTGCTGCCCAATCTGAAGGCGTTGACtgctcacaaaaaaaatcatgCTCCACCTAAAGTGCAGTATGTAAGAAAATGCTATATGTgcattaagtatttttatagtcGAACGGCATGGGAGAAGCACTGCAGCACCCATAAGCCAGACGATCCAATAAATAGAGTCACAAAATGTCCAATATGCAATAAGG AAAATGTAAGAAATATGATTTTGCACATGCGCTCACACTCAACTGATAGAAGGATCCTTTGTAATGAGTGTGGCATGACTATGAAGAATAGCGTATCCTTTCGCCAGCACCAAGAACGACATTTGAAAGagcttaaatataaatgtgatGACTGTCCCCGTCGATTTGTTGCAAAAGGCGATTTGTACTCGCACCGCATGAGCGTCCATATACCTCACAAACATGTTTGCACCGATTGCAATAGGACCTTTCCTAGACCAAATATGCTGCGCAAGCATAACGAATTCTATCATTCAGACGATCATCCGCCTTACAATTGTGATCGTTGTGACAAAAG ACGCCAACACAGGGGCATAAAGCCAAAGACACAAAGACGTAATGATCCCTACTTAAGGGCATCTACAATAGCTAATgagtaa